The genomic stretch TTTGTGTGTACATAAGGAACTATAGGTCACGTTTTTACCTCGGAACAAGTGCGAATTAGATCACCAAACCGCTTATTCACGggaaaaatcaaaagttGAGCCTCACTAGTATCTGTTTTAGGAAATAAGTATTAGTGATTTGCTTCCCGAGAGAAGGCTCAACTCAACTTATATTCTCTAGTAAGCCACAGTTAATTGAgtaagaagaagaagactCAATTGCTGTATTCGATACATGATGCAACCGAAATAAGGAGAGATGAAGGGCtgtatatatttttatgTTTCTAGCATGTGAACATTATACAAATGTTATGTGAATTTAAAGAGGTATTAACGAGGTGAGTAGAATTGCTTTggagtattattattttaattaaGTGATTGAGTATGTGAAATACTGTTGGGTTCAATTCAGAGGACTGGATATGTTGACCAAGATGGGAAATaatttgctttttttttgtaaagaTTTTGCCTAAATTTGGAGACAAATTTAAAACGTTGAAACTAGTCAGAATTGATGATCAATTGTGAATGATGCATACAATGCCAATCAAATGAATAACCACACAAGTATTGTTATTTGCGGAATTAAGGTACTATATTTGTTTAAGTCCATCTGTTGTAAGAATTAAGTTGAACTCAAACTCGGGGAAAGGAGGAATGGCTATATCAATGACAGCAACTCCTCTTgcaattcttcttttttttatcttttacttcgttttttttctttcgGACCGATATCTCTTCTGCTTGATCTAAACTTTCAATTTGCCACATGGATTTgtaacaaaatcaaaattctCTAGGAATGGTCCATCAACGTGTGATTAATACTGTTTTGTGTATTTATAGAATTTTATATGCCTAAAATCGTTGTTATTAGGcattttatcaacaaacaGAAGttgttagtattattaaaatcGACTTTGTGATGTACTTCTCTATTGCGCAATAACACATGCTCATAATAGCACACTTAAATGTAAAATTTATACCTTTCGCATGAGTTCACATGAGACgtcaaaataataataataatactaattcGTTTCAGCcttatttattgttattgctgTTGGGTAATTAATACCCGAAGATCACAAAGATAAACTCCAGAATATTACAAAAGAATCAGCACCACCAAGAATGTAGTCCAAAACAAGTACTTCAAACCATTGCTATTTACGGCGTGTTCGGTTTAGTTTGTTCTTCGTTGTGGCTTTtttctgaaaaaaaatattcttaTTTTTCAGGCAACTGGCGCAAGGGCTTTTGTTGGTGAATTTTGTAATCAAGATTCAGTATTACAGGGTGAATTATATTAGTACATATGGTCCAAAGACTTGTCCTTAACACATAACATATATCGATTTCTTGGTAGTTCCAGTATAACGCCAAGGCAGAATCATCACCATGGCATCTATATTTCTTATCATTGCTGTTCTTGTTATAAttagtttttcttttgttcaCAATATAAGATTAGTTTAGATTTAAAACCCATTGCCATATACACTAAATTAATCCAATGCGGttcaaattaaaatatgCAATAATAGGAATTAAAAGTTCGGCTGAAATAGACTAGCAAAAATTAGAATAGCTAAtgtttatcaaatcaaaaagaacGTATACAAACTAGCAATCATCAATTGCGCAATGGAGGTTCTTTTTTAACTATGAAGAGTACTAATAATTAGTTTGCCTTTCCAAATTGGAATGACTAAATAGATGTTGGGCGAGTGACACAACCAATATAGTAAATCTGAGTTAAAAACACGTCAATCAGTTGTTTTGCCAAGAGGGGGAAGGAGAAGAGGGTTATgaacaccaagaagaacTAAAAGTTagtgttgtttgtttgttggtttGAAGTTATTGGAGGAGGTGGAACAGGAAGAAATGGCAATTTTGGTTTGTGCGTGTCTTTagtaacaaaaaaagaatgaagaaaaatctCAAacttttctctctctctctgtTCCAAGGGGtttacaattattttttttagtttctgttgttgttgttctcaacatcatcatccaaATTTCTATACATATATTATACATATAAATAGTAGAGTAGAAGGAGAAAGAAGGAAttctttattaaataatttaaaccTCCCTCCCTCCCCctcccaaaaaaaaaaaaaattaattaaaacaaaCCCTTTGAACATATTATAAAATAGATTAAAGATCCCCTTtccttttattttttacaaatcaaattcataatcatcattactcatcatcatcactttcaatcaatctaatactattttatattaattCATATTCACCAGATTAGATTTAAAGATTTTATTAGTCAGCGtccaaattttctttttttttttggtatttcCGATTACACATTTCCACCATCGAGATCAGTATTAATACgagtttgaatttaaattcGAGTTTTTTAAAATCTATAAAGTAACGATATATTGTTATTCTTAAattagtattttttttttggtagaAGATCCAGTTCACTTGccctttttcattttatttacCCAttaaaataatgaattttaAGACagaaaattcaacaacaccaaatgGTGATTGGTCTCAAAGTAAAGCATTTACCAACTCAGGCTCATCATTCCCTGTTTTAAACGGTACTTGTGAATTAGATCAAGAAAACCTTGCTTTGTCGAATAGTGGTCAACCTGAAAGTATATTTACTCAAGATTCAGGATTACATGGTATTGACGTTGCCGCTCCACTGGATATAActgatttgaataatcaATCTGGTTACCAAtacaataataatcttgctcatgatttatattttactGGATCAATGGAAATGCCTACAACACAACATCCTTACATTACAAATACTAATAATCATTTATcatattcaaattcttcGGAGGAGTTTTCTCCTATCGGCAACAACATGTCTCCTGACTCTACAGGAGGagcaaattcaaataattttacTAGTGGCAATAAGAGAAAAGCCAGTAATGAATCTTTTTCACCATTATCGGGTCATCATTATGGAACAGAGTctggtaataataataataataatggtacAAGCAGATCAAGCCAATACTCTAGTCATAAATCTAGGAAGAAATTATTGGATGAAAAAGATGCTGCTTTGATTGCTCGAGATGATTCTGAATTGACTGAAGAGGAATTACAAATGAAACGTAAGGCACAAAATAGAGCTGCTCAACGAGCATTCCGAGAACGTAAAGAatctaaattgaaagaattagaaGCAAAATTATTGGCTAGTGAAGAAGAACGACAAAAATTACTTGATGAATTAGAACAGATCAAAAAGCAAAATATTTCTATTGCCactgaaaatgaaattttgaaacataATGGAATGGGAaacattaataatgatgttCAAATTGGTAATTTGAGTAGTTATGGCCGTTTACAAgttgataaattcaatttcccCAAGACTCAAAAAGATTTTATTGAACATGTATTACAAGGTACAAACcatcaattgaaagatgaaaataaagataaagtATATAATGATAATCAAGGACATAAATTATTAGCCCTTGGTGCCGTTTGGGattatttacaaattaAAGCTGAAGAAGCCGATTTGGATTTTAATTCCATTGATTTCAACGATGTAatggaaaaattaaaaggaaatgaaaaatgtCATGGTTATGGTCCAGCATATCCTCTTGAATTAGTTAATGAGGCAATTGAAAGTAGTTTGAATTGAACCAAACTAGACCTTACGGTTTAAAAGAgggaaaagaagaagaagaagacaaCTTGCATATTTCATATATTAGAATGAAAAGTCCAATTGAGTATATTCACAGGttaattattgttttttttttctttttaatttacTTGATTAGATTCTTATTTTGGTTTGGAAATTTATTCAGTTCAGTTACAATTTGTGGTTTGagtttgttttgtttgtttattttgttcttgttcttgttggtATTTTGCTATATAGATCAAAGTACAACTGCATTTTAGTCTTTTGCATTTACTTATTTAGATATTACTTCATATTGCTTTTATTTagattgattttgtttaacAGTGaaagtttttatttttttttgtttagaGTTTTTATTAAGAGTTTGTTTAAAGTGTTTGTATTAtacaatatttaaattataataattatccTATAAATTTCAAAGTCAAAAGACAGATCTTAAGGTCTAATTAATAACTCTCTATGGCCTTCTGTGTCAAATTGTTGTCGTTTGATAACAAGTTTGGAACGGTAATGGttgaaattagaaaagaaaaaaattacacaTGGTAGCAGCTGATGTATAGAACTTTctagcaaaaaaaaaaagaaagaatttttttttttcttccatttttcaaatttgagAGATCGAAATAATTTCcttgaatttattaaaaggGAACCCCTTCCcgaaaaaactaaaactaaaacttcCACccaaatatcaaataacCAACTTATCATTCCAACAGATAATATTCCCACTTCAATAACAATGACAACAGCTGACGAATACAAAGCAGAAGGTAACAAATATTTTGCTGctaaagattttgaaaaggCGATTGAAGCATTCACTAAAGCAATTGAAGCATCACCTGAACCAAACCATGTTCTTTATTCAAATCGTTCTGGATCTTATGCCTCTTTAAAAGATTTTAACAACGCATTAAAAGATGCTCAAG from Candida albicans SC5314 chromosome 5, complete sequence encodes the following:
- the FCR3 gene encoding Fcr3p (bZIP transcription factor; ortholog of S. cerevisiae Yap3; partially complements fluconazole sensitivity of S. cerevisiae pdr1 pdr3; Hap43-induced; required for yeast cell adherence to silicone substrate; flow model biofilm repressed); amino-acid sequence: MNFKTENSTTPNGDWSQSKAFTNSGSSFPVLNGTCELDQENLALSNSGQPESIFTQDSGLHGIDVAAPSDITDLNNQSGYQYNNNLAHDLYFTGSMEMPTTQHPYITNTNNHLSYSNSSEEFSPIGNNMSPDSTGGANSNNFTSGNKRKASNESFSPLSGHHYGTESGNNNNNNGTSRSSQYSSHKSRKKLLDEKDAALIARDDSELTEEELQMKRKAQNRAAQRAFRERKESKLKELEAKLLASEEERQKLLDELEQIKKQNISIATENEILKHNGMGNINNDVQIGNLSSYGRLQVDKFNFPKTQKDFIEHVLQGTNHQLKDENKDKVYNDNQGHKLLALGAVWDYLQIKAEEADLDFNSIDFNDVMEKLKGNEKCHGYGPAYPLELVNEAIESSLN